The following coding sequences are from one Paenibacillus sp. FSL R5-0912 window:
- a CDS encoding type III pantothenate kinase: MILVVDIGNTNIVLGVYRGPELLHHFRLSTARQSTVDEYGVLIHNLFHMSNISFKDVEGVIISSVVPPLVQVIVEMCVKYIGKDPLLVGPGIKTGLNLRYENPREVGADRIVNAVAAIEQYKCPLVVVDFGTATTFDCIDSGANYLGGAIVPGLGISTEALYQRASKLPRIELEKPKKVIGRNTVHAMQAGIIFGYAGQVEGIVRRIKLEMNAPVLKVIATGGLAPLIAGETDCIDEVNPMLTLEGLRIIYNRNK; this comes from the coding sequence ATGATACTTGTCGTTGATATCGGGAATACGAACATCGTGCTTGGAGTCTATCGGGGGCCTGAGCTGCTTCATCATTTCCGGCTTAGCACAGCGCGTCAATCGACTGTGGATGAATATGGTGTCCTGATTCATAATCTGTTCCACATGTCGAATATATCGTTTAAAGATGTAGAGGGCGTCATCATCTCCTCAGTTGTTCCGCCGCTGGTTCAGGTTATCGTGGAAATGTGCGTGAAATATATCGGCAAAGACCCGCTGCTCGTAGGCCCCGGAATCAAAACCGGGCTTAATCTGCGTTATGAGAACCCGCGCGAAGTGGGGGCAGACCGGATTGTTAATGCCGTTGCGGCTATCGAGCAGTATAAATGCCCGCTCGTGGTCGTTGATTTTGGTACGGCAACTACGTTTGACTGTATTGATTCCGGAGCGAACTATCTTGGCGGGGCAATCGTGCCGGGTCTCGGAATCTCTACAGAGGCCTTATATCAACGGGCATCCAAGCTGCCGCGGATTGAGCTGGAGAAGCCCAAGAAGGTGATCGGACGCAATACTGTTCACGCGATGCAGGCAGGAATTATTTTTGGCTATGCCGGCCAGGTAGAGGGAATTGTAAGACGCATTAAGCTGGAGATGAATGCGCCCGTTCTCAAGGTTATTGCTACAGGGGGGCTTGCTCCGCTGATTGCCGGCGAGACAGATTGCATTGATGAGGTTAATCCGATGCTCACGCTGGAAGGACTGCGTATTATTTACAATCGTAACAAATAA
- the tilS gene encoding tRNA lysidine(34) synthetase TilS codes for MEQMKELVESVLEAAAEHELWQPHDTIVVAVSGGPDSVALLRILHEIAVNRMPLTLVCAHVNHGFRAESAEEAEFVRNMAAELGIPFELAEFDIPSMVKEIGLGPEGAAREKRYQFLIETAHRYHARSVALAHHADDQAETVLMRLLRGSGPSGLAGMRWKRTEKKVELIRPFLRINKTALVGLCREEGFAYAEDASNLLMKYKRNAVRLEVLPLLEQHNPRVRQSLLQLSEIAGAEDEYMEANAAKCFEELVFIEHGKYTLKRASFAALPSALQRRLIKLILNYLSADSSVMDFPKIEAVRRGTLQEHPTVWTLDLGRGFVCMRQYDTLLFSSKPLLRQVSYTYPLSLPHPRIHLKEIGKVMTMKVLEREDFFAQEEDSGKMSAWFDGDELVLPLTIRSRLPGDTIRVMGLNGSKKVKDIYIDDKIPSSERSAIPLVCDGLGNIVWIPGVRRSMHAAVGRHTASVLLLSMEDMEQGEET; via the coding sequence ATGGAACAAATGAAAGAACTGGTGGAATCCGTACTGGAGGCTGCGGCTGAGCATGAACTGTGGCAGCCCCATGACACCATAGTAGTCGCAGTTTCCGGAGGGCCGGACTCTGTGGCTCTTTTGCGTATTTTGCACGAGATTGCCGTAAACCGGATGCCATTAACTCTGGTCTGTGCCCATGTGAATCATGGCTTCAGAGCCGAATCAGCGGAAGAGGCGGAGTTTGTCAGGAATATGGCTGCTGAGCTGGGAATCCCTTTTGAGCTCGCGGAGTTTGATATTCCATCCATGGTCAAGGAAATAGGACTGGGTCCGGAAGGAGCGGCAAGGGAGAAACGCTATCAATTTCTGATTGAAACCGCGCACCGTTACCATGCACGTTCTGTCGCACTGGCCCATCATGCCGATGATCAGGCTGAGACTGTGCTGATGCGGCTGCTGCGGGGGAGTGGTCCTTCAGGCCTTGCAGGCATGCGCTGGAAACGGACTGAAAAAAAGGTGGAACTCATCCGCCCCTTCCTGCGTATTAACAAAACAGCTCTTGTCGGCTTATGCCGGGAAGAGGGGTTTGCTTACGCGGAGGATGCCAGCAATCTGCTTATGAAGTATAAGCGGAACGCGGTCAGGCTGGAAGTATTGCCCCTGCTTGAACAGCATAATCCGAGAGTGAGACAATCACTTCTGCAGCTGTCTGAAATTGCCGGTGCGGAAGATGAATATATGGAGGCGAATGCGGCAAAATGCTTCGAAGAGCTTGTTTTTATCGAGCATGGAAAATACACCTTGAAGAGAGCTTCATTTGCGGCCCTACCCTCCGCTTTACAACGGCGTTTGATTAAACTAATATTAAATTATCTGTCAGCGGATTCATCTGTGATGGATTTCCCCAAGATTGAAGCTGTGCGCCGGGGAACGCTGCAGGAGCACCCCACCGTATGGACTTTGGATTTGGGCAGGGGTTTCGTCTGTATGCGGCAATATGATACCCTTTTATTCTCGTCCAAGCCCTTGCTTCGGCAGGTGAGCTATACATACCCTCTGTCTTTGCCTCATCCCCGGATTCACCTGAAGGAGATAGGAAAAGTTATGACGATGAAGGTGCTGGAGAGAGAAGATTTTTTTGCACAGGAGGAGGACTCTGGGAAGATGTCGGCTTGGTTTGATGGCGATGAGCTCGTCTTACCACTCACCATCCGTTCCCGATTGCCTGGAGATACCATAAGGGTTATGGGATTAAACGGAAGCAAAAAGGTAAAAGATATTTACATTGATGATAAAATACCTTCTTCCGAACGCTCTGCGATTCCCCTCGTTTGTGATGGTTTGGGCAATATCGTCTGGATTCCGGGCGTTAGGCGCTCGATGCATGCCGCAGTAGGGCGGCACACGGCCTCGGTGCTTCTCCTGTCCATGGAAGACATGGAACAGGGCGAAGAAACGTAA
- the hpt gene encoding hypoxanthine phosphoribosyltransferase, whose translation MQNDIQEILISEEEIQQRIRELGAQLSKEYAGRTPLVICVLKGAFIFMADLVKVITVPVEMDFMAVSSYGGTTKSSGVVKIIKDLDTSVEGRDVLIVEDIIDSGLTLSYLIEMLQGRNAASVNVVTLFDKPSGRAVNLEAEYTGFVIPDAFLVGYGLDYAELYRNLPYVGVLKPEIYSK comes from the coding sequence TTGCAGAATGATATTCAAGAAATCTTGATCAGCGAAGAAGAAATCCAACAAAGAATCAGGGAGCTTGGCGCCCAGCTGAGCAAGGAATATGCAGGCCGCACACCTTTAGTCATCTGTGTACTCAAAGGTGCGTTTATCTTTATGGCGGATCTGGTTAAAGTGATTACAGTACCCGTTGAGATGGACTTCATGGCAGTATCCAGCTACGGTGGTACGACCAAATCCTCCGGTGTAGTCAAAATCATCAAGGATCTGGACACATCGGTTGAAGGCCGCGATGTTCTGATTGTCGAGGACATTATCGACAGTGGTCTTACCCTCAGCTATCTGATTGAGATGCTGCAGGGCCGGAATGCTGCTTCCGTCAACGTAGTCACCCTGTTCGATAAACCTTCAGGCCGTGCAGTTAATCTTGAAGCCGAATATACCGGTTTTGTGATTCCTGATGCTTTCCTGGTAGGCTATGGACTCGACTATGCCGAACTGTATCGGAACCTCCCATACGTAGGTGTACTGAAGCCTGAAATTTATTCCAAATGA
- the nadB gene encoding L-aspartate oxidase, whose amino-acid sequence MIPKYLVDFDLLGLPVIKTDCIVIGSGIAGLFTAIKASEDRKVIMITKKTVMESNTRYAQGGIAAVFSDDDSPVYHRQDTLMAGAGLNSSAAVDVLVNEGPEGVRELIRLGTKFDKENGELALTQEAAHSHRRILHANGDATGYEIVRALAEQAEQHKNIEVWDDHYVIDLITVDGECVGALVQRPGGGRLFLQADATILCSGGAGQLYRYTTNPEVATGDGVAIAYRAGAHVRDMEFIQFHPTALSYPGAPRFLISEAVRGEGAVLRNINGDRFMERYHELLELAPRDIVARAIVSEMELTKSTFVYLDITHESADMVKHRFPTIYETCMSYGLDITSDWIPVAPAAHYMMGGVKTDLNGESTVSRLFACGEVSSTGVQGANRLASNSLSEAIVFGRRIVERIRQLLPLGQDTVSAGCDHGRVESPTQAIVERRLKLQKVMVRYAGLRRNQEMLIKGLDELKRQLPIFNAALTKREEYEFANMLTCCLLITESALAREESRGAHYREDYPLRNDAEWQKHLLQIRELGIVEELSDDV is encoded by the coding sequence ATGATTCCAAAATATTTGGTTGATTTCGATCTTCTGGGGCTTCCTGTAATTAAAACAGACTGTATTGTGATTGGTTCGGGCATTGCCGGTTTGTTCACAGCGATCAAAGCCAGTGAAGACCGGAAGGTCATTATGATTACGAAGAAGACAGTGATGGAGAGCAATACACGGTATGCCCAAGGGGGGATAGCCGCTGTGTTCTCAGACGATGATTCTCCGGTGTACCATCGTCAGGATACCCTGATGGCCGGTGCGGGGCTAAACTCCTCTGCGGCTGTTGATGTACTGGTGAATGAAGGTCCGGAAGGTGTCCGCGAACTCATTCGGCTCGGGACGAAGTTCGACAAGGAGAATGGCGAGCTTGCGTTAACACAAGAGGCAGCACATAGTCACCGTCGTATTCTGCATGCGAATGGGGATGCTACAGGCTATGAAATTGTCCGCGCCTTGGCTGAGCAGGCAGAGCAGCATAAGAATATCGAGGTATGGGATGACCATTATGTCATTGATCTGATTACCGTAGACGGGGAATGCGTGGGGGCACTGGTACAGCGGCCGGGCGGCGGACGTTTGTTCCTGCAAGCCGATGCAACCATCCTGTGCTCAGGCGGAGCAGGGCAATTATACCGCTATACGACCAATCCTGAAGTGGCAACCGGTGACGGTGTCGCCATTGCTTATCGGGCTGGAGCCCATGTACGGGATATGGAATTCATCCAGTTCCACCCGACAGCACTCAGTTATCCCGGAGCGCCGCGCTTCCTGATCTCGGAAGCGGTACGCGGTGAAGGCGCTGTGCTGCGCAATATCAACGGAGACCGTTTTATGGAACGGTACCATGAGCTGCTGGAACTGGCCCCGCGCGATATTGTGGCCCGGGCGATTGTGAGCGAGATGGAGCTGACCAAATCCACCTTTGTCTACCTTGATATTACACATGAATCAGCCGATATGGTCAAACACCGCTTCCCGACGATCTATGAGACCTGTATGAGTTATGGACTGGATATTACAAGTGACTGGATTCCAGTGGCTCCTGCTGCGCATTATATGATGGGGGGCGTCAAGACCGATCTGAACGGGGAGAGCACCGTTTCCCGCCTGTTTGCCTGTGGCGAGGTTTCTTCTACAGGGGTACAGGGAGCCAACCGGCTGGCCAGTAATTCCTTATCGGAAGCGATTGTCTTTGGCCGCCGGATCGTAGAGCGCATCCGTCAGCTCCTGCCGCTTGGGCAAGATACAGTATCAGCAGGCTGTGACCATGGCCGGGTGGAGTCGCCTACCCAGGCAATTGTGGAACGTCGTCTGAAGCTGCAAAAGGTTATGGTACGCTACGCCGGACTACGGCGGAACCAGGAAATGCTGATTAAAGGACTGGATGAATTAAAGCGTCAGCTGCCGATTTTTAATGCGGCACTTACCAAACGTGAAGAATACGAGTTCGCTAATATGCTTACGTGCTGCCTGCTGATTACCGAATCAGCGCTGGCACGGGAGGAGAGCCGCGGCGCTCATTATCGCGAGGATTATCCGCTGCGGAATGATGCAGAGTGGCAGAAGCATCTGCTCCAGATTCGCGAACTGGGAATAGTGGAGGAATTAAGTGATGATGTTTAA
- the nadA gene encoding quinolinate synthase NadA has translation MEALALERKQEQNRELRVRLEQLKKERNAIILAHYYQRDEIQEVADFRGDSFLLAQKAAETEADVIVFCGVHFMGESAKILAPNKTVIIPDERAGCPMADMVNVDGLRKLKAQHPNAKVVTYINSSAEIKAETDICCTSANAVKVIESLDAEEIIWVPDKNLGQYVQDKTGKKLIIWEGYCNTHDMLTVKDVVEMRAKYPEAEFVVHPECRPEVVAMGDYVGSTTSIIEYCRKSDRRQFIVGTEDGTGYQLRLDSPDKEFHFATKFLVCPNMKVNNLKKLVKCLETMKPQIYVPPAVADKARTSLERMLQVR, from the coding sequence GTGGAAGCTCTGGCGCTTGAGCGCAAGCAGGAACAGAATCGTGAACTTCGTGTGCGCCTCGAACAGCTTAAGAAAGAACGGAATGCAATAATTCTGGCTCATTATTATCAGCGGGATGAAATTCAGGAAGTAGCGGATTTCCGTGGCGACTCTTTTTTACTGGCTCAGAAGGCTGCGGAGACAGAGGCAGATGTGATTGTATTCTGCGGGGTTCACTTTATGGGGGAAAGCGCCAAGATTCTTGCGCCTAACAAAACTGTAATAATTCCTGATGAACGCGCCGGCTGTCCTATGGCGGATATGGTCAACGTGGACGGACTCCGGAAGCTGAAGGCGCAGCATCCTAATGCCAAAGTAGTAACCTATATCAACTCCTCCGCTGAGATCAAAGCAGAAACTGATATTTGCTGTACCTCTGCCAATGCGGTGAAGGTGATTGAATCGCTTGATGCGGAAGAGATTATCTGGGTACCCGATAAGAACCTGGGCCAATATGTTCAGGATAAGACCGGCAAGAAGCTGATTATATGGGAGGGCTACTGTAATACTCACGATATGCTTACCGTCAAGGATGTAGTGGAGATGAGAGCCAAATATCCGGAAGCAGAATTTGTGGTACATCCGGAATGCCGTCCTGAAGTGGTGGCCATGGGTGATTATGTGGGCAGCACAACCTCGATTATAGAGTATTGCCGGAAATCGGACCGCCGGCAGTTTATCGTGGGAACTGAGGATGGAACCGGATATCAGCTGCGTTTGGACAGTCCGGATAAAGAATTCCATTTTGCCACCAAATTTCTGGTCTGTCCCAATATGAAGGTTAACAATTTAAAGAAACTGGTAAAATGCCTGGAGACGATGAAGCCGCAGATTTATGTACCGCCCGCTGTCGCCGACAAAGCCAGAACTTCCCTAGAGCGCATGCTACAAGTCCGGTAG
- the ftsH gene encoding ATP-dependent zinc metalloprotease FtsH, which translates to MNRFIRNSGFYLILFLVVVGIVQFVSNGNESADFPRYDELRQEIKDNNVKSLTVQFEGNAFLVTGEYKELPPETKSKNFSTYVPPTDRALDELIAASEDNGVELTQKKMEGDSIWLTFLSSIIPLVIMFILFFFLFNNAQGGGGKVMNFGKSKARLYNEEKKKISFEDVAGADEEKQELVEVVEFLKDPRKFAAVGARIPKGVLLVGPPGTGKTLLARAVAGEAGVPFFSISGSDFVEMFVGVGASRVRDLFENAKKNAPCIIFIDEIDAVGRQRGAGLGGGHDEREQTLNQLLVEMDGFGGNEGIIIVAATNRADILDPALLRPGRFDRQITVDRPDVKGREAVLKVHSRNKPLTKDVRLDVIAKRTTGFTGADLENLLNEAALLAARRNRKDITMREVDEAIDRVIVGTEKRSRVISDREKRIVAYHEAGHTIAGYFLEHADVVHKVTIIPRGRAGGYVIMLPKEDRMIVTKQELLDKVTGLLGGRVAEELFIGEIGTGAYSDFQQATRIVRAMIMEYGMSDKLGPLQFGTSQGQVFLGRDIGHEQNYSDSIAYEIDQEMQNLIRSSYERCRELLTKHSKEMHLIANTLLEKETLELDQITELIEQGYLTEDGKPEETEAVTHEAGEPVIDSIGDVRVRIQGKSGEEPPFLGDLSKDIPNKPDPEEGNGSDEGNKGGGSLV; encoded by the coding sequence ATGAATCGGTTCATCCGGAATTCTGGTTTTTATTTGATTTTATTTTTAGTCGTGGTGGGCATTGTCCAGTTTGTAAGCAATGGAAATGAATCCGCCGATTTCCCTAGATATGATGAGTTAAGACAGGAGATCAAGGACAATAACGTGAAGAGCCTGACGGTTCAGTTTGAGGGTAACGCATTTCTGGTTACAGGCGAATACAAAGAATTGCCACCTGAAACTAAATCTAAGAATTTCTCCACTTATGTTCCTCCTACAGATCGGGCCCTTGATGAACTTATAGCTGCCAGTGAAGATAATGGCGTGGAGCTGACTCAGAAGAAAATGGAAGGCGACAGCATCTGGCTGACATTCCTTTCTTCCATCATTCCATTAGTTATCATGTTCATCCTGTTCTTCTTCCTGTTTAACAATGCACAGGGCGGCGGCGGCAAGGTCATGAATTTCGGCAAGAGCAAAGCCCGGTTATATAATGAAGAGAAGAAGAAAATCAGCTTCGAGGATGTTGCAGGAGCTGATGAAGAGAAGCAAGAGCTGGTGGAGGTCGTGGAATTCCTCAAGGATCCGCGTAAATTCGCAGCTGTAGGTGCACGTATTCCTAAAGGGGTACTCCTTGTGGGACCTCCGGGAACAGGTAAAACCTTGCTGGCCCGTGCGGTAGCAGGTGAAGCCGGTGTTCCATTCTTCAGTATCTCCGGTTCCGACTTTGTGGAAATGTTCGTCGGTGTCGGCGCATCCCGGGTACGTGATTTGTTCGAGAATGCGAAGAAGAATGCTCCTTGTATCATCTTTATCGACGAAATCGATGCTGTGGGACGTCAGCGTGGCGCAGGACTTGGCGGCGGACATGACGAACGCGAACAAACCCTTAACCAATTGCTCGTTGAAATGGACGGCTTTGGCGGCAACGAAGGCATTATCATTGTCGCGGCTACTAACCGCGCCGACATACTGGATCCGGCATTGCTCCGTCCAGGCCGGTTTGACCGTCAGATTACGGTTGACCGTCCAGACGTGAAGGGCCGTGAAGCTGTACTGAAGGTTCACTCCCGCAACAAACCGCTTACCAAGGATGTTCGGCTTGACGTAATTGCCAAGCGTACAACTGGCTTCACCGGTGCGGATCTGGAGAACCTGCTTAACGAAGCGGCACTGCTTGCTGCACGCCGCAACCGTAAGGACATTACCATGCGTGAAGTGGATGAAGCGATTGACCGTGTAATTGTCGGCACAGAGAAACGCAGCCGCGTAATCAGTGACCGCGAGAAACGTATTGTAGCTTACCACGAAGCAGGTCATACCATTGCCGGCTACTTCCTCGAGCATGCCGATGTGGTGCATAAGGTTACCATTATCCCGCGCGGCCGCGCAGGCGGATATGTCATTATGCTTCCTAAGGAAGACCGGATGATCGTTACCAAGCAGGAACTCTTGGATAAGGTTACCGGACTCCTGGGCGGACGTGTTGCTGAAGAATTGTTCATTGGCGAAATCGGCACAGGCGCTTATAGTGACTTCCAGCAGGCTACGCGCATTGTGCGTGCGATGATTATGGAATATGGAATGAGCGATAAGCTTGGGCCATTGCAGTTCGGGACATCCCAAGGCCAAGTCTTCCTTGGCCGTGATATCGGACATGAACAGAACTACAGTGACTCCATTGCTTACGAGATTGATCAGGAAATGCAGAACCTTATCCGCAGCAGCTATGAGCGCTGCAGAGAGCTGCTGACTAAGCATTCCAAAGAAATGCACCTGATTGCGAACACCCTTCTGGAGAAGGAAACGCTGGAACTTGATCAGATCACAGAATTGATTGAGCAAGGCTACCTGACAGAGGATGGCAAACCGGAAGAAACAGAGGCAGTTACGCACGAAGCGGGCGAGCCAGTAATTGATTCTATCGGTGATGTACGTGTACGCATTCAAGGCAAATCCGGTGAAGAACCGCCATTCCTTGGCGATCTGTCCAAGGATATTCCGAATAAACCGGATCCTGAAGAAGGAAACGGTTCGGATGAGGGCAACAAAGGCGGCGGAAGTCTGGTTTAA
- a CDS encoding serine/threonine protein kinase yields the protein MSSNPPFPAGTVITGKWRGNRYVVERMLGKGANGTVYLVQREGRRERYALKIGYDTLELQSEINVLTSLQSCRKRSEHRARKESPLSSYLLESDDFKDRDHTPFYVMRYVEGRPLHHFLSRNGASWLGLVGMKLLEKLQTLHECGFVFGDLKPENVMVSNYGEAELIDYGGASPLGRSVKQFTEWHDRGFWNAGSRTGDENYDLFAFAVLCLRLLNEEGLKSAAQQLPQTRSVDELLKLSRNLPDKKLASWLCLALKGGFPGSAQAAEIWRSQIYRARKTGKDTMATPRWLKNAFALSLFLLAFTIYWVFRF from the coding sequence ATGTCGTCTAATCCACCCTTTCCGGCAGGCACTGTAATTACCGGCAAATGGCGGGGGAACCGTTATGTTGTGGAGCGGATGCTGGGGAAAGGGGCAAACGGAACCGTATATCTTGTGCAGCGGGAAGGCCGGCGGGAGCGGTATGCGCTCAAAATCGGATACGATACGCTGGAGCTGCAGTCAGAAATCAATGTACTGACTTCTCTGCAATCCTGCCGTAAACGCAGCGAGCACCGGGCGCGCAAGGAGTCACCGTTGTCCTCTTACCTGCTGGAATCGGATGATTTCAAGGATAGGGACCATACTCCTTTCTACGTGATGCGTTATGTGGAAGGCAGGCCGCTTCATCATTTTTTGTCCAGGAACGGGGCGTCCTGGCTGGGGCTTGTCGGCATGAAGCTCCTGGAGAAGCTGCAGACCCTGCATGAGTGCGGCTTTGTGTTCGGAGACCTTAAGCCGGAGAATGTCATGGTATCCAATTACGGGGAAGCCGAGCTGATTGACTACGGAGGCGCGAGTCCCCTGGGACGCAGCGTGAAGCAGTTTACCGAATGGCATGACCGCGGGTTCTGGAACGCCGGCAGCCGGACGGGAGACGAGAACTATGATCTGTTTGCTTTTGCCGTACTGTGCCTGCGCCTGCTTAATGAAGAAGGTCTGAAGTCCGCAGCCCAGCAGCTGCCGCAGACCCGGAGTGTGGATGAACTGCTGAAGCTTTCCAGAAATCTGCCTGACAAAAAGCTGGCCTCCTGGCTGTGTCTGGCGCTCAAAGGCGGTTTTCCCGGTTCCGCACAAGCTGCGGAGATCTGGAGAAGTCAGATATACAGAGCACGGAAGACGGGAAAAGATACGATGGCAACTCCCCGCTGGCTCAAAAATGCGTTTGCGCTGTCTTTATTTCTGCTGGCCTTTACGATCTACTGGGTATTCCGTTTTTGA
- the hslO gene encoding Hsp33 family molecular chaperone HslO, which translates to MEKKKDRLIRGTAMNGKVRAFAVRTTELVDELRRRHDTYPTATAALGRTVTAAAIMGAMLKGQEKLAIMVKGNGPIGQITAESNALGEVRGYVSNPHVHLPSNSLGKLDVAGAVGTEGFIDISKDLGMKEPYRGSVPIVSGELGEDFTYYFAVSEQTPAAVGLGVLVETDNSVRVAGGFIIQLLPGLTDEEITEIEHAVGAMPSVTAILDQGLEPEEMLRLLLPDAVVLDELEISFVCQCSRERIEETLVSLGQHELEQLIEEDDQAEVICHYCNEAYVFNKDELQVILDQAKS; encoded by the coding sequence ATGGAAAAAAAGAAGGATCGGCTTATCCGGGGAACTGCCATGAACGGGAAGGTCAGAGCGTTCGCAGTCCGGACAACAGAACTTGTCGACGAATTGCGGCGCAGACATGATACCTATCCGACAGCTACAGCTGCGCTTGGCCGTACTGTAACCGCCGCAGCCATCATGGGCGCTATGCTCAAGGGTCAGGAGAAGCTGGCGATTATGGTCAAAGGGAATGGACCGATCGGACAGATTACGGCCGAATCCAACGCCCTGGGCGAGGTTCGCGGTTATGTGAGTAATCCGCATGTTCATCTGCCGAGCAATAGCCTTGGCAAGCTGGATGTCGCAGGTGCTGTGGGTACGGAAGGATTCATTGATATCAGCAAGGATCTGGGGATGAAAGAGCCGTATCGCGGCAGTGTGCCTATTGTCTCAGGAGAACTGGGCGAGGATTTCACTTATTATTTTGCCGTTTCGGAACAAACACCTGCTGCTGTAGGGCTGGGTGTATTGGTGGAGACAGATAATTCGGTAAGAGTTGCCGGAGGGTTCATCATTCAACTGCTTCCCGGCCTGACAGATGAAGAGATCACCGAGATTGAGCATGCCGTCGGAGCGATGCCTTCAGTGACGGCGATCCTGGACCAGGGCCTTGAGCCTGAAGAGATGCTTCGTTTGCTGCTGCCGGATGCTGTAGTCCTTGATGAACTCGAGATCTCTTTTGTCTGTCAATGCTCGCGTGAGCGGATAGAAGAGACACTGGTCAGTCTGGGCCAGCACGAACTGGAGCAGCTGATCGAAGAAGATGATCAGGCTGAAGTCATATGTCATTACTGTAATGAAGCTTATGTGTTTAACAAGGATGAACTGCAGGTAATCCTCGATCAAGCGAAATCGTAG
- the nadC gene encoding carboxylating nicotinate-nucleotide diphosphorylase: MMFNGYNEELLQSIKGWLQEDVGSGDITTRTTIPQGHESKGIIHAKEDGVICGIPVAELVFEVVDPTLVFTALVQEGQPVSKGTVIAEVEGSTHAILTGERLALNLMQRLSGVASRTASFVQELQGLPTRLVDTRKTTPGHRMLEKYAVRIGGGANHRFGLYDAVMIKDNHIKGAGGIRQAVGRARANIPHTMTIEVETESLEQVEEALAAGADIIMLDNMSPELMTEAVRRIRTKARHVKIEASGNVSLETVRGIAESGVDVISVGRLTYSFASLDISLDLNGKKGGNL, encoded by the coding sequence ATGATGTTTAATGGCTATAATGAAGAACTGCTCCAGTCTATTAAGGGATGGCTGCAGGAGGATGTCGGATCAGGGGATATCACAACACGTACCACTATACCCCAGGGACATGAATCCAAAGGGATTATCCATGCCAAAGAGGACGGAGTAATCTGCGGAATTCCCGTGGCTGAACTGGTTTTTGAGGTGGTAGACCCGACACTCGTATTTACGGCATTGGTTCAAGAGGGCCAGCCTGTGTCCAAAGGCACGGTCATCGCAGAAGTCGAGGGCAGCACGCATGCCATTCTTACAGGCGAACGGCTTGCCCTTAATCTGATGCAACGGTTGTCCGGTGTGGCCTCGCGGACGGCGTCATTCGTGCAAGAGCTTCAAGGTCTGCCAACCCGGCTGGTGGATACCCGCAAGACAACACCAGGTCACCGGATGCTGGAGAAGTATGCTGTGCGCATAGGCGGCGGAGCCAATCACCGCTTCGGCTTATATGACGCGGTAATGATTAAGGATAATCATATCAAGGGCGCCGGAGGCATTCGTCAGGCGGTAGGACGCGCCCGGGCCAATATCCCCCACACCATGACGATCGAAGTGGAAACGGAAAGCCTGGAGCAGGTAGAGGAAGCACTCGCTGCGGGGGCGGACATTATCATGCTTGATAATATGTCTCCTGAGCTGATGACGGAAGCGGTAAGAAGAATCAGAACCAAAGCGCGGCATGTCAAAATCGAGGCTTCAGGCAATGTATCTCTGGAAACGGTACGCGGGATTGCAGAATCGGGTGTAGATGTTATTTCTGTAGGCCGGCTTACCTATTCCTTCGCCAGTCTTGATATCAGTCTGGATCTGAATGGCAAGAAAGGCGGAAATCTCTAA